A window from Citrus sinensis cultivar Valencia sweet orange chromosome 5, DVS_A1.0, whole genome shotgun sequence encodes these proteins:
- the LOC102619687 gene encoding pentatricopeptide repeat-containing protein At2g01860: MNCTLSYMSLHPVVLSNRIFPISKNNNITTTLMAHSNQRRRPTTTRHPKLPKNLQNPRRTKLPPDFGVNLFLKKPSDEYDPIKADSVEEQEADNDFIWESEELEAISSLFQGRIPQKPGRLYRERPLPLPLPHRLRPLELPTPKKRVCLASSRASICKQVYKNPSFLISLARDIKGLDSHKDVAEVLDKCGRFLRKGSLSFTVRELGHMNLPERALQTFCWAQKQPHLFPDDRLLASTVEVLARHHELKVPFKLENFVSLASKGVLEATAKGFVKGGNLKLAWKLLMVAKDGGRMLDPSIYAKLILELGKNPDKYMLVMTLLDELGQRDDLNLSQQDCTAIMKVGIRLQKFGVVESLFHWFTHSGRDPTVVMYTTLIHSRLSEKKCREALTVVWNMEASNCLFDLPAYRVVIKLFVALNDISRAIRYFSKLKEAGFCPTYDIYRDMIRIFMASGRLAKCRDVCKEAEMAGFKLDKQTVVELLQIEKESRIGSLSLSRH; this comes from the exons atgaattgtaCGTTGTCATATATGAGTCTGCATCCCGTCGTGCTATCCAATAGAATATTCCCCATCTcgaagaataataatatcacTACAACTTTGATGGCACATTCCAATCAAAGAAGGAGACCAACAACAACTCGTCACCCAAAGCTACCCAAGAATCTTCAGAATCCACGGCGCACAAAGCTTCCTCCTGACTTCGGAGTTAACTTGTTCTTGAAAAAACCGAGCGATGAATATGACCCCATCAAAGCTGATTCTGTTGAAGAACAAGAAGcagataatgattttatttgggAATCAGAGGAGTTAGAAGCTATATCGTCTCTATTTCAGGGAAGAATTCCTCAAAAGCCTGGGAGGTTATACAGAGAAAGGCCTCTCCCTCTTCCACTTCCTCACAGATTAAGGCCATTGGAGCTCCCTACTCCAAAGAAACGCGTTTGCTTAGCCTCTTCCCGAGCTTCTATATGTAAGCAAGTGTACAAGAATCCGAgctttttaattagtttagcTAGAGATATTAAGGGACTTGATTCCCACAAGGATGTCGCTGAAGTTCTTGATAAATGTGGTAGATTCTTGCGCAAGGGCTCATTGTCATTTACAGTCAGAGAGTTGGGTCACATGAATTTGCCTGAGAGAGCTTTGCAGACTTTCTGTTGGGCTCAGAAGCAGCCTCATCTTTTCCCAGATGATCGGCTCTTGGCTTCCACTGTTGAGGTCTTGGCGAGGCACCATGAGTTGAAGGTGccattcaaattggagaattTTGTTAGTTTGGCAAGTAAGGGTGTATTGGAGGCCACGGCCAAGGGGTTCGTTAAAGGCGGAAACTTGAAGCTTGCCTGGAAGCTTCTCATGGTTGCCAAGGATGGTGGGAGGATGCTGGACCCAAGCATTTATGCAAAATTGATATTGGAGCTTGGTAAAAATCCTGATAAATACATGCTTGTTATGACATTATTGGATGAGCTTGGACAAAGAGATGATTTGAATTTAAGCCAGCAGGATTGTACGGCTATCATGAAAGTTGGTATAAGGCTTCAGAAATTTGGTGTTGTAGAGAGTTTGTTTCACTGGTTCACACACTCTGGACGTGATCCAACTGTGGTTATGTACACTACTTTGATTCATAGCCGACTTTCTGAGAAGAAATGCAGGGAGGCATTGACTGTTGTTTGGAATATGGAGGCTTCTAATTGTCTCTTTGATCTTCCTGCATACCGTGTAGTGATAAAGCTTTTTGTTGCTTTAAATGATATATCAAGGGCCATCAGATACTTTTCAAAACTTAAGGAAGCAGGTTTCTGCCCAACGTATGACATATACCGTGACATGATTAGAATTTTCATGGCTTCTGGAAGATTGGCAAAGTGCAGGGATGTCTGCAAAGAAGCAGAGATGGCAGGATTTAAATTGGACAAACAAACAGTTGTAGAGTTGTTGCAAATTGAAAAGGAATCAAGAATAG GTAGTCTTTCCTTATCAAGACACTAG
- the LOC102619973 gene encoding high mobility group B protein 3 isoform X2 — MKGGKSKSDTRNAKLSVNKKPAKAGRKSGKAAKDPNKPKRPASAFFVFMEEFREQYKKDHPKNKSVAAVGKAGGEKWKSMSEADKAPYVAKAEKRKVEYEKDMKNYNRRQAEGTKPEEEEESEKSMSEVNDEDDDEEGSGEEDDDE, encoded by the exons ATGAAAGGAGGTAAATCAAAGTCAGATACCAGAAACGCCAA GCTCTCTGTGAACAAGAAGCCTGCCAAAGCTGGACGAAAATCGGGAAAGGCAGCTAAGGACCCGAACAAGCCAAAGAGGCCAGCCAGCGCCTTCTTTGTTTTCAT GGAAGAATTCCGTGAACAATACAAGAAGGATCATCCTAAGAACAAATCAGTTGCTGCT GTTGGTAAAGCTGGTGGTGAGAAATGGAAGTCAATGTCTGAAGCT GATAAAGCACCGTATGTTGCTAAGGCAGAGAAGCGCAAGGTTGAGTATGAGAAGGATATGAAAAACTACAATAGGAGACAG GCGGAGGGAACTAAGCCGGAGGAAGAAGAGGAGTCTGAGAAGTCTATGTCAGAGGTGaatgatgaggatgatgatgaagaaggcAGTGgcgag gaggatgatgatgaataG
- the LOC102619973 gene encoding high mobility group B protein 3 isoform X1, translating into MKGGKSKSDTRNAKLSVNKKPAKAGRKSGKAAKDPNKPKRPASAFFVFMEEFREQYKKDHPKNKSVAAVGKAGGEKWKSMSEADKAPYVAKAEKRKVEYEKDMKNYNRRQAEGTKPEEEEESEKSMSEVNDEDDDEEGSGEVFFLGMF; encoded by the exons ATGAAAGGAGGTAAATCAAAGTCAGATACCAGAAACGCCAA GCTCTCTGTGAACAAGAAGCCTGCCAAAGCTGGACGAAAATCGGGAAAGGCAGCTAAGGACCCGAACAAGCCAAAGAGGCCAGCCAGCGCCTTCTTTGTTTTCAT GGAAGAATTCCGTGAACAATACAAGAAGGATCATCCTAAGAACAAATCAGTTGCTGCT GTTGGTAAAGCTGGTGGTGAGAAATGGAAGTCAATGTCTGAAGCT GATAAAGCACCGTATGTTGCTAAGGCAGAGAAGCGCAAGGTTGAGTATGAGAAGGATATGAAAAACTACAATAGGAGACAG GCGGAGGGAACTAAGCCGGAGGAAGAAGAGGAGTCTGAGAAGTCTATGTCAGAGGTGaatgatgaggatgatgatgaagaaggcAGTGgcgaggttttttttttggggatgttttga